One genomic region from Arthrobacter sp. YN encodes:
- a CDS encoding amino acid permease, producing MPQSTPTDLQSSKASSAASDSNLSAEGYQKTLSRRHVTMIAMGGAIGVGLFMGAGGRLASTGPALIFSYAIAGVIAYLLMRALGELIMYRQTSGSFVSYAGEMFGKKGAFLSGWMYFINWAMTGIAELIAIGLYFQFFFPNVPIELSAIAALVLLVAVNLFSVKAFGEFEFWASCLKVAAIVIFLAVGTFMVVTNAKVGDGNASVANLFHEDGGMFPKGGLVMILVLNAVIFAYNAIELVGITAGEMENPEREVPKAIRAVVVRIVVFYVGSVTLLAMLLPSDQYVAGTSPFVTVFGQMGLGWMGDVMNMIVITAALSSCNSGLYSIGRIFRTMANNGHAPQWLTKMSTRHVPYAAILAIGGVYLVGILLNIWLGGSHAFDLALNTASIGVIFTWGSIFASQIALRKKRGNVSSLPMPGSPWTSWVGLIALLAITVLIGFDSMTDKETGEVFLLGLWTLATIPFFALVLWLGWQKVKNNEPKSELFS from the coding sequence GTGCCGCAAAGTACTCCCACAGATCTCCAGAGCTCCAAGGCCTCATCTGCAGCCTCGGACTCCAACCTCAGCGCCGAGGGATACCAGAAGACCCTGAGCCGCCGCCACGTCACCATGATCGCCATGGGTGGCGCCATCGGCGTCGGCCTCTTCATGGGCGCCGGTGGCCGTCTGGCTTCCACCGGCCCGGCCCTGATCTTCTCCTACGCCATTGCCGGCGTCATCGCTTACCTGCTGATGCGCGCCCTCGGTGAACTCATCATGTACCGCCAGACGTCCGGCTCCTTCGTGAGCTACGCCGGCGAAATGTTCGGCAAGAAGGGCGCGTTCCTTTCCGGCTGGATGTACTTCATCAACTGGGCCATGACTGGCATCGCCGAGCTGATCGCCATCGGCCTGTACTTCCAGTTCTTCTTCCCCAACGTGCCTATTGAACTGTCCGCCATCGCCGCGCTGGTGCTGCTGGTGGCTGTGAACCTGTTCAGCGTCAAGGCGTTCGGCGAATTCGAATTCTGGGCCTCCTGCCTCAAGGTCGCGGCCATCGTGATCTTCCTGGCCGTTGGTACGTTCATGGTTGTCACCAACGCCAAGGTGGGCGATGGCAATGCGTCCGTGGCCAACCTCTTCCACGAAGACGGCGGCATGTTCCCCAAGGGCGGCCTGGTGATGATCCTGGTCCTCAACGCCGTGATCTTCGCCTACAACGCCATCGAGCTCGTTGGCATTACCGCTGGTGAGATGGAAAACCCGGAACGCGAAGTTCCCAAGGCGATCCGCGCCGTCGTGGTCCGTATTGTGGTCTTCTACGTCGGTTCGGTGACGCTGCTCGCGATGCTGCTGCCGTCCGACCAGTACGTGGCCGGCACCTCGCCGTTCGTTACCGTGTTCGGCCAGATGGGCCTTGGCTGGATGGGCGATGTCATGAACATGATCGTCATCACCGCCGCGTTGTCCTCCTGCAACTCGGGCCTGTACTCGATTGGCCGTATCTTCCGCACCATGGCCAACAACGGCCATGCCCCGCAGTGGCTCACCAAGATGTCCACACGTCACGTGCCGTACGCGGCCATCCTGGCGATCGGTGGCGTCTACCTTGTAGGCATCCTGCTCAACATTTGGCTGGGCGGATCGCACGCGTTCGACCTCGCGCTGAACACCGCGTCCATCGGCGTGATCTTCACGTGGGGCTCCATCTTCGCGAGCCAGATTGCCTTGCGGAAGAAGCGCGGCAACGTCTCCAGCCTGCCGATGCCCGGTTCACCGTGGACCAGCTGGGTGGGGCTCATTGCCCTGCTGGCGATCACCGTGCTGATCGGTTTCGATTCCATGACGGACAAGGAAACCGGCGAGGTCTTCCTGCTGGGCCTTTGGACCCTCGCGACCATCCCGTTCTTCGCCCTGGTGCTGTGGCTCGGCTGGCAGAAGGTCAAGAACAACGAACCCAAGAGCGAGCTCTTCAGCTAA
- a CDS encoding Rieske (2Fe-2S) protein, translated as MSAQPVSAGLVSAAGSGSVAGSKVLHILGPVDQIPFGEGRAFGIDGEQVAVFRLRDGNLRAVSGVCPHKGGPIADGTIDQQVVVCPLHQHAFELQTGCSTTGAKPLRTYIVFADEAGNMVLELG; from the coding sequence ATGAGTGCGCAGCCAGTGAGCGCCGGGTTGGTTTCTGCCGCCGGGTCCGGGTCCGTTGCTGGATCGAAGGTCCTGCACATCCTTGGCCCCGTTGACCAAATCCCGTTCGGCGAAGGCCGGGCGTTTGGAATCGACGGAGAGCAGGTGGCGGTGTTCCGTTTGCGGGATGGAAACCTGCGGGCCGTCTCGGGAGTCTGCCCGCACAAAGGTGGCCCGATCGCGGACGGCACCATCGACCAGCAGGTGGTGGTGTGCCCCCTTCATCAACACGCCTTCGAACTCCAAACAGGCTGCTCCACCACGGGCGCCAAACCCTTGAGGACCTACATTGTTTTCGCAGATGAGGCCGGAAATATGGTGCTTGAACTGGGTTGA
- the nirB gene encoding nitrite reductase large subunit NirB: MKKRLVVIGNGMAGARAVEEILARGGADLFDITMFGDEPYGNYNRIMLSHVLSGEESDADIFLNALPWYQENNITLHTGVRVDRIDKFSRHVFAADGRVVQYDYLIIATGSRSFLPPMDGIYTPSGTVRHGVFTFRTMDDTRRMIQFAQHEHPGDQQSRAVVIGGGLLGLEAARGLQAYGLDVAVVHSGGHLMNAQMGPDGGAILRRSVEALGIAVHTGSRTTAILGSDRITGVGLRDQPNLDCDMVVVTAGIRPNVDVAVVSGLAVERGIVVDDHLRVMDEEEIYAVGECVQHRGEVYGLVAPLWEQAAVLADHVTGVDRSSMYLGSRTATKLKVAGVDVASMGLHGPERDSDEHIVFSEPSRGVFKSIVIRDNKMVGATLLGDSRKVAYLTQAFDQGLFLPEERLSLMFDLGSPGEEESVAELADSAQVCNCNGVSKGALVSAVRGGCTSVSAAMDTTRAGKGCGSCKLMVTQVVEWAAGGAVEEDPAANYYVPGIPLDKASLMVEIRSRGLRSVSEVFAALAPGSTEDAKSKMGLASLMKMMLAGDYVDERDARFINERVHANIQRDGTFSVVPQMKGGVTSVQQLRRIADVAEKHNIPMIKLTGGQRIDLLGVPKEELPLVWADLDMPSGYAYGKSFRTVKTCVGKDYCRFGTGDSTGLGIRLESRFQGIEAPAKLKLAVSGCPRNCAESLVKDVGVVAVEGGRWEIYIGGAAGAHIRKGDLLVTVDTPEEVTLMAGRFMQYYRENANWLERTYAFVPRVGIEHIRSVILDDSEGIAARLDDSMQASVDSYVDPWSERDDPLTPGQFRTSLPLTVLPQVPVR, from the coding sequence ATGAAAAAGCGGCTTGTAGTGATCGGAAACGGCATGGCGGGCGCCCGGGCTGTGGAGGAAATCCTGGCCCGGGGTGGTGCCGATCTTTTTGACATCACCATGTTCGGTGACGAGCCGTACGGGAACTACAACAGGATCATGCTCAGCCACGTCCTGTCCGGCGAGGAAAGCGATGCGGACATCTTCCTCAATGCCCTGCCCTGGTACCAGGAAAACAACATCACCCTCCACACCGGGGTCCGCGTGGATCGGATCGATAAGTTCAGCCGGCATGTTTTCGCCGCCGATGGCCGCGTGGTCCAGTACGACTACCTGATCATCGCCACGGGCAGCCGTTCCTTCCTGCCACCCATGGACGGCATCTACACGCCCAGCGGGACGGTCCGGCACGGCGTCTTCACCTTCCGGACCATGGACGATACCCGCAGGATGATCCAGTTTGCCCAACACGAACACCCGGGCGATCAGCAAAGCAGGGCTGTGGTGATCGGCGGTGGATTGCTGGGGCTGGAGGCGGCGCGGGGGTTGCAGGCCTACGGCCTCGACGTCGCCGTGGTCCACTCGGGCGGTCACCTGATGAACGCCCAGATGGGGCCCGACGGCGGTGCAATACTGCGGCGAAGCGTGGAGGCGCTGGGCATCGCGGTGCACACCGGAAGCCGGACCACGGCGATCCTGGGATCGGACCGCATCACCGGGGTGGGCCTGCGCGATCAACCCAACCTCGACTGCGACATGGTGGTGGTCACCGCAGGCATCAGACCCAACGTGGATGTCGCCGTCGTCAGTGGTTTGGCAGTGGAGCGCGGAATCGTGGTGGATGACCACCTTCGGGTGATGGACGAAGAGGAGATCTACGCCGTGGGGGAGTGCGTCCAGCACCGCGGCGAGGTCTACGGGCTGGTGGCGCCCCTGTGGGAGCAGGCCGCCGTGCTGGCCGACCATGTGACGGGAGTGGACCGCTCGTCGATGTATCTGGGGTCCAGGACCGCCACCAAACTGAAGGTGGCCGGCGTCGACGTCGCTTCCATGGGGCTTCATGGCCCGGAACGGGACAGCGACGAGCACATCGTGTTCTCGGAACCCAGCCGCGGAGTCTTCAAGTCGATCGTGATCAGGGACAACAAAATGGTGGGTGCCACCCTGCTGGGTGACAGCCGGAAGGTGGCCTACCTGACCCAGGCTTTTGATCAAGGCTTGTTCCTTCCGGAGGAGCGGCTCTCGCTGATGTTCGATCTCGGATCGCCGGGGGAGGAAGAGAGCGTCGCCGAGCTGGCGGACAGCGCCCAGGTCTGCAATTGCAACGGCGTCTCCAAAGGCGCGTTGGTCTCCGCCGTTCGTGGCGGGTGCACATCGGTGTCCGCTGCCATGGACACCACCCGGGCAGGAAAAGGGTGCGGCTCGTGCAAGCTCATGGTCACCCAAGTGGTGGAGTGGGCCGCCGGCGGTGCTGTGGAGGAAGACCCGGCCGCCAACTACTACGTTCCCGGAATTCCGTTGGACAAGGCTTCCCTGATGGTGGAGATCCGGTCCCGTGGGCTCCGTTCCGTGTCAGAGGTCTTTGCCGCCTTGGCTCCGGGCAGTACTGAGGATGCCAAATCCAAGATGGGGCTGGCGTCGCTGATGAAAATGATGCTGGCCGGGGACTATGTGGACGAACGCGACGCCCGGTTCATCAACGAGCGCGTCCACGCCAACATCCAGCGCGACGGCACCTTCTCCGTGGTCCCGCAGATGAAAGGCGGGGTGACTTCGGTGCAGCAGCTTCGGCGGATCGCGGACGTCGCCGAGAAGCACAACATTCCCATGATCAAGCTGACCGGCGGGCAAAGGATCGACCTCTTGGGGGTGCCTAAAGAAGAGCTCCCGCTGGTCTGGGCCGATCTGGACATGCCTTCCGGGTACGCCTACGGCAAGAGCTTCCGCACGGTCAAGACCTGTGTAGGGAAGGACTATTGCCGGTTCGGAACAGGGGATTCCACAGGATTGGGAATCCGACTGGAGTCCAGGTTCCAGGGAATTGAAGCGCCGGCCAAGCTGAAGCTCGCCGTGTCCGGCTGCCCCCGCAACTGCGCGGAGTCCTTGGTCAAAGACGTGGGTGTGGTGGCCGTGGAAGGTGGTCGCTGGGAAATTTACATCGGTGGAGCCGCCGGCGCCCATATCCGCAAGGGCGATCTCCTGGTCACTGTGGATACCCCGGAAGAGGTGACCCTCATGGCAGGCCGGTTCATGCAGTACTACCGGGAGAACGCCAACTGGCTGGAGCGGACGTATGCGTTCGTGCCGCGGGTGGGGATCGAACACATCCGCAGCGTCATCCTGGATGATTCCGAGGGGATCGCAGCCCGTCTGGATGATTCCATGCAAGCCTCGGTGGACAGCTATGTGGACCCGTGGAGCGAACGTGATGATCCGCTGACGCCTGGCCAGTTCCGGACCTCCCTGCCCTTGACCGTCCTGCCGCAGGTGCCGGTCCGATGA
- a CDS encoding molybdopterin oxidoreductase: MIIQNLFLQGIYHFEGTGLDKPVPIHAELSHFVPDGVVNQTLYFRGGNSSPELITVVLMRDRIPLRYFPIGAKGDVHIPLRVVEDTEGGSVIELFIVAPAGVRGTVVVDLGMVEH, encoded by the coding sequence GTGATCATCCAGAATCTCTTCCTGCAGGGCATCTACCACTTTGAAGGAACCGGGCTGGATAAACCGGTTCCCATCCACGCCGAACTCTCGCACTTTGTTCCGGATGGCGTGGTCAACCAGACGCTGTACTTCCGTGGCGGCAATTCCAGCCCGGAACTGATCACCGTGGTGTTGATGCGCGACCGCATTCCCCTGCGCTATTTCCCCATCGGAGCCAAGGGCGATGTCCACATCCCGCTCAGGGTGGTGGAAGACACCGAAGGCGGGTCCGTGATCGAACTGTTCATCGTGGCCCCTGCCGGGGTGCGGGGAACCGTGGTGGTGGATCTTGGCATGGTGGAGCACTGA
- a CDS encoding ABC-F family ATP-binding cassette domain-containing protein, which produces MTDHLYLSGVSHGYGDRELLNNVDLVIHHGEHVAIVGENGAGKSTLLRLLSGVETPDDGAAGLSGNPGYRVGYLAQTHGFSESVTVGDAIDSSLASLRSLEARILDLESGLADADTEELELYGSLQTEYQLREGYAAESRVEAALDKLGLGGLDRRRTLGSLSGGEQERVALACLLADPAEALLLDEPTNHLDANGTAWLESRLAAHRGTVVVVSHDRVLLRRVATTIIEVDADRRSVNRYGNGYEGYLREKAAERARWVQEYDEWLDAMAAERLQAATVADRMGYGRKRDNDKMGFGFKAGTWQSAVTSKVRNAQERLRRLEENPVDRPPVPLTLSAPLGSVTDVMSEPAVEAHGISVPGRLQPTDLRVETGQKVLITGPNGAGKSTLLSVVTGNLEPATGSVAIHGKVGYLQQELDVPTRPGLRLLPAFAAGLGGNIDEHAEGLLRLGLFRPAEFHVPVGGLSAGQQRRLALARLLLGGYQTMIVDEPTNHLAPVLVEQLEAALASFAGTLVIVSHDRALGEWFDHCARVAGGRTAGSGRGASAGSWVRYGMQGGELL; this is translated from the coding sequence TTGACTGACCACCTTTACCTTTCCGGCGTTTCCCACGGCTACGGGGACCGCGAACTTCTCAACAACGTTGACCTCGTCATCCACCACGGCGAGCACGTGGCAATCGTCGGCGAAAACGGCGCGGGAAAGTCCACGCTGCTGCGGCTGCTGTCCGGTGTGGAAACGCCCGACGACGGCGCGGCCGGCCTGAGCGGCAACCCCGGCTACCGCGTGGGCTACCTCGCCCAGACCCATGGCTTCTCCGAGTCGGTGACCGTAGGAGATGCCATCGACTCCTCCTTGGCGTCGCTGCGTTCCCTTGAAGCCCGCATCCTGGACCTGGAATCAGGCCTGGCCGACGCCGACACCGAGGAACTTGAACTCTACGGAAGCCTGCAAACGGAGTATCAACTCCGCGAGGGCTACGCTGCCGAATCCCGGGTGGAAGCAGCGCTGGATAAGCTGGGGCTGGGAGGCCTGGACCGCCGTCGAACGCTTGGTTCCTTGTCCGGCGGCGAGCAGGAGCGGGTGGCGCTGGCATGCTTGCTGGCCGATCCTGCCGAAGCGTTGCTCCTGGACGAGCCCACCAACCACTTGGACGCGAACGGTACGGCCTGGCTTGAGTCCCGGTTGGCTGCGCATCGCGGCACGGTAGTGGTGGTCTCGCACGACCGTGTCCTGCTGCGCAGAGTCGCCACCACCATCATCGAAGTGGACGCCGACCGCAGGTCCGTGAACCGCTATGGGAACGGCTACGAAGGCTACCTCCGCGAGAAAGCCGCCGAACGTGCCCGTTGGGTCCAGGAGTACGACGAATGGCTGGACGCCATGGCTGCCGAACGGCTGCAAGCTGCCACAGTGGCCGACCGTATGGGCTACGGACGCAAGCGCGACAACGACAAGATGGGTTTTGGGTTCAAAGCCGGAACCTGGCAGAGCGCGGTCACCAGCAAGGTCCGCAACGCCCAGGAACGGCTCCGCCGGCTCGAGGAGAACCCGGTGGACCGCCCACCGGTGCCGCTGACACTGTCAGCTCCGCTGGGTTCTGTGACTGACGTGATGTCCGAACCTGCGGTGGAAGCCCACGGCATCAGCGTCCCAGGGAGGCTTCAACCCACCGATCTTAGGGTTGAAACAGGCCAGAAGGTACTCATCACCGGGCCCAACGGAGCCGGCAAATCGACGTTGCTGTCCGTGGTGACGGGGAACCTGGAACCGGCCACGGGGTCGGTGGCCATCCACGGCAAGGTGGGCTACCTGCAGCAGGAGCTCGACGTTCCCACGCGGCCGGGGCTGCGGTTGCTTCCGGCATTCGCCGCTGGTCTGGGTGGCAACATCGATGAACACGCGGAAGGCTTGCTTCGCCTGGGTCTTTTCCGGCCCGCCGAGTTCCACGTGCCCGTGGGTGGCCTGTCCGCGGGGCAGCAACGCCGTCTCGCCTTGGCCCGGCTGCTCCTGGGCGGGTACCAAACCATGATTGTGGATGAGCCCACCAACCATCTGGCACCGGTCTTGGTGGAACAACTGGAGGCAGCATTGGCGTCGTTCGCCGGGACCCTGGTGATCGTGAGCCACGACCGGGCCTTGGGTGAGTGGTTCGATCATTGTGCCCGCGTTGCCGGCGGCCGTACCGCCGGCTCCGGCCGGGGCGCGTCGGCGGGTTCGTGGGTCCGCTACGGGATGCAGGGCGGCGAACTGCTGTAG
- a CDS encoding histidine kinase — MQLNQYVTAVQHQLDTAAEAGGPEARALSERLTAAVESTVRLVLLEALSDAAREITLELAPGSVEVRLRGRDPEFVVNNPPSGDFEAMIEQSILGTIAPEDFDGTSISRTTLRLPDQLKQQVEEAAVRDGVSVNSWLVRAVAEALHGSHSANKGKRREPGEQNFTGWAR, encoded by the coding sequence ATGCAGCTCAACCAGTACGTCACCGCCGTCCAGCACCAATTGGACACGGCCGCCGAAGCCGGAGGTCCGGAAGCACGGGCCCTCAGCGAGCGACTCACCGCCGCGGTGGAGTCCACAGTTCGGTTGGTCCTTCTCGAGGCTCTCTCCGACGCCGCACGCGAGATCACCTTGGAGCTTGCCCCCGGCTCGGTGGAGGTGAGGCTCCGTGGCCGCGACCCGGAATTCGTGGTCAACAATCCGCCCAGCGGGGACTTCGAGGCAATGATCGAGCAATCAATCCTGGGCACCATAGCCCCGGAAGACTTCGACGGCACCAGCATCTCGCGCACCACGCTCCGGCTTCCGGATCAGCTCAAGCAACAAGTTGAGGAGGCCGCCGTCAGGGATGGCGTGTCCGTGAACTCGTGGCTGGTCCGGGCCGTCGCCGAGGCGCTCCACGGCAGCCACTCGGCCAATAAAGGCAAGCGCCGCGAACCCGGCGAACAGAACTTCACGGGATGGGCGCGCTGA
- a CDS encoding DUF4097 family beta strand repeat-containing protein, which produces MATFQTPQPIAVVVDVSVRGDMWIVARDHPETEVTVQPRKAKRSLDVRMAEQTTVDYSDGRLQVRLHPAFRHSWFSDGGAVEIVVEVPIGSSLELKTAMGDLRCEGEFSTADLKTDLGHIRIDHCGELRAHTDMGDVTVERASGRSRIKTGSGKIRVRHIDGVATVKNGNGSTYISHASGELSVSAANGDVSLEQAGLSTTVKTSNGDITVGEVAAGTLTVQTAAGALSIGVRQGTAAWLDLKTKYGRVRNALDVTHGPGQSTDTVEIRARNAYGDITVTRSPATAHA; this is translated from the coding sequence ATGGCGACCTTCCAGACTCCCCAGCCGATCGCCGTCGTGGTTGACGTCTCCGTCCGCGGCGATATGTGGATCGTGGCCCGCGACCACCCCGAAACCGAGGTGACGGTCCAGCCCCGCAAGGCAAAACGAAGCCTGGACGTCAGGATGGCTGAGCAAACCACCGTGGACTACTCGGACGGCCGCTTGCAAGTCAGGCTTCACCCCGCATTCCGCCACAGCTGGTTCAGCGACGGCGGCGCAGTGGAGATTGTCGTTGAGGTTCCCATTGGCAGCAGCCTGGAGCTGAAGACTGCCATGGGCGACCTCCGCTGCGAGGGCGAATTCAGCACCGCCGACCTGAAGACCGATTTGGGCCACATCCGCATCGACCACTGCGGCGAGCTCCGAGCCCACACGGACATGGGTGACGTCACCGTGGAACGCGCGTCAGGACGGTCCAGGATCAAGACCGGCTCAGGCAAGATCCGCGTCCGTCACATCGACGGGGTTGCCACTGTAAAGAACGGCAACGGCAGCACCTACATCTCGCACGCTTCCGGCGAACTCAGCGTCAGCGCCGCCAACGGCGATGTCTCCTTGGAGCAGGCCGGCCTCTCCACGACAGTCAAAACGTCCAACGGGGACATCACGGTAGGGGAAGTGGCCGCGGGAACCCTCACGGTGCAGACGGCCGCGGGCGCACTGTCCATCGGCGTGCGCCAAGGTACCGCGGCCTGGCTTGACCTCAAGACCAAATATGGACGGGTACGCAACGCACTCGACGTCACCCATGGACCTGGCCAATCCACGGACACAGTGGAGATCCGTGCCCGCAACGCCTACGGCGACATCACAGTGACGCGTTCACCCGCAACAGCGCACGCCTAA
- a CDS encoding metal ABC transporter permease, with product MEFLLEPLSYDFMVRALATTAIAAVVCAVLSCWLVLIGWSLMGDAVSHAVLPGVVLSYIVGAPFALGALVFALIAVTLIGVVRNTSRVKEDAAIGIVFTSLFALGLVLISVTPSQTDLNHIIFGNLLGVSIPDLIQVVVLGVVAFAILILKRRDLTLYAFDPTHAHAIGLSPRRLGALLLGLLALTSVVALQTVGVVLVVAMLIIPGATAYLLTDRFSRMLVIAPVISVVCSVAGIYLSYYLDTASGAMVVLTQGVVFAFVYLFSPRQGLIGTRLAKARRKRALATA from the coding sequence GTGGAATTTCTCCTGGAACCCCTGAGCTACGACTTCATGGTGCGGGCGCTCGCAACCACGGCCATCGCCGCGGTGGTCTGCGCGGTGCTCAGTTGCTGGCTCGTCCTGATCGGCTGGTCCCTCATGGGCGACGCCGTCTCGCACGCGGTGCTTCCCGGCGTCGTCCTCTCGTACATCGTGGGTGCGCCGTTCGCGTTGGGTGCCTTGGTGTTCGCACTGATCGCGGTGACGTTGATCGGGGTGGTCCGCAACACGAGCCGGGTAAAGGAAGACGCTGCGATCGGCATCGTCTTCACGTCGCTGTTTGCCCTGGGCCTGGTCCTGATCTCGGTGACTCCAAGCCAAACCGACCTGAACCACATCATCTTCGGCAACCTGCTGGGCGTCAGTATCCCCGACCTCATCCAGGTGGTGGTGCTGGGCGTGGTGGCCTTCGCCATCCTGATCCTCAAACGCCGCGATCTCACGCTGTACGCCTTCGACCCCACGCATGCGCACGCGATCGGCCTCTCGCCCCGCAGGCTTGGCGCGCTGTTGTTGGGTTTGCTGGCACTGACCTCGGTTGTAGCCCTGCAGACGGTGGGCGTGGTCTTGGTGGTCGCCATGCTGATCATCCCGGGCGCCACCGCCTACCTGCTGACGGACCGGTTCTCGCGGATGCTGGTTATTGCACCGGTGATCTCCGTGGTGTGTTCCGTGGCCGGCATCTACCTCAGCTATTACCTGGACACAGCATCGGGGGCCATGGTGGTGCTCACCCAAGGCGTGGTGTTCGCGTTTGTGTATCTATTCAGCCCGCGGCAGGGGCTGATAGGGACGCGGCTGGCCAAGGCTCGTCGGAAGCGGGCCCTGGCCACGGCGTAG
- a CDS encoding metal ABC transporter ATP-binding protein — MSTPAIAVENVTVHYGEVLALDSASLTLEHSRICGLVGMNGSGKSTLFKVIMGMVKPDSGRVLINGEPPAKMRKDAGIGYVPQSEDVDWAFPLSVRDVVMMGRYGHLGFTRRPRKADRDAVDHALERVELSEFADRQIGQLSGGQKKRAFVARGIAQGATMMLLDEPFAGVDKRSEATITRLLRELAEDGATILISTHDLHALPQLCDEAVLLMRKVLMHGSPDTVLQPENLAMAFGLDVMNRG; from the coding sequence ATGAGCACCCCCGCGATCGCCGTAGAAAACGTCACGGTCCACTACGGTGAGGTCCTGGCCCTGGATTCTGCGTCCCTGACACTTGAGCACTCCCGGATCTGCGGCCTGGTGGGGATGAACGGCTCGGGCAAATCCACCCTGTTCAAAGTCATCATGGGCATGGTGAAACCCGATTCCGGCCGGGTACTCATCAACGGAGAGCCACCCGCGAAGATGCGCAAGGACGCCGGGATCGGCTACGTCCCCCAAAGCGAAGACGTGGACTGGGCCTTTCCCTTGTCCGTCCGGGACGTGGTGATGATGGGCCGCTACGGGCACCTCGGATTCACGCGCCGGCCCCGCAAAGCCGACCGGGACGCCGTCGATCACGCCTTGGAACGGGTGGAACTGAGCGAGTTCGCCGACCGGCAGATCGGTCAGCTCTCCGGCGGACAGAAGAAAAGGGCCTTCGTGGCCCGTGGCATTGCGCAGGGAGCCACCATGATGCTGCTGGATGAGCCCTTCGCGGGCGTGGATAAGCGGTCCGAGGCCACCATCACCCGGCTCCTCCGTGAGTTGGCGGAGGACGGCGCCACCATCCTGATCTCCACCCATGACCTCCATGCCCTGCCCCAGCTCTGCGACGAAGCCGTGCTGCTGATGCGCAAGGTGCTCATGCATGGAAGTCCTGACACTGTGCTCCAGCCCGAGAACCTGGCCATGGCCTTCGGCCTCGACGTCATGAACAGGGGCTGA
- a CDS encoding metal ABC transporter substrate-binding protein yields MPNFSFRRAKDVRRFAALLTVIALALGISACGGNSSAGGDDKPVVLTTFTVLADVAKNVAGDKLRVESITKAGAEIHGYEPTPGDIRKAAQADLILDNGLNLEAWFAQFVEDLDVPHAVVSDGVEVMPIAEDSYQGKPNPHAWMSPKNVQIYANNMAKAFAKLDPSHASEFEANAKAYNAQLQTVQDEMVSKLSVLSEKQRALVTCEGAFSYLARDAGLKEVYIWAVNAEQQATPQQITRAIEFVKENQVPAVFCESTVSDAPMQQVVGATDAEFGGTLYVDSLSEADGPVPTYLDLIRHDAKVITTALTGGTS; encoded by the coding sequence ATGCCTAACTTTTCGTTTCGGCGCGCCAAAGACGTCCGCCGTTTCGCTGCTCTCCTCACCGTGATCGCCCTTGCCCTGGGGATCTCCGCCTGCGGCGGGAATTCCTCCGCGGGAGGTGACGACAAACCCGTGGTGCTCACAACGTTCACTGTGTTGGCCGACGTCGCCAAGAACGTTGCCGGGGATAAACTCCGGGTCGAGTCCATCACCAAAGCCGGGGCCGAAATCCATGGCTACGAGCCCACACCCGGCGACATTCGCAAAGCTGCCCAAGCCGACCTGATCCTGGACAACGGGCTCAACCTCGAAGCGTGGTTCGCCCAGTTCGTGGAAGATCTGGACGTGCCGCACGCTGTGGTGAGCGACGGCGTCGAGGTCATGCCCATCGCCGAGGACTCCTATCAGGGCAAGCCAAACCCGCACGCCTGGATGTCGCCCAAGAACGTCCAGATCTACGCCAACAACATGGCCAAGGCCTTCGCGAAGCTGGATCCATCCCATGCTTCAGAGTTCGAAGCCAACGCCAAGGCCTACAACGCCCAACTGCAGACCGTGCAGGACGAGATGGTGTCCAAGCTGTCCGTCCTCTCGGAGAAGCAGAGGGCCTTGGTCACCTGCGAAGGTGCCTTCTCCTACCTGGCCCGCGACGCCGGACTCAAAGAGGTCTATATCTGGGCAGTCAACGCAGAGCAGCAGGCTACGCCGCAGCAGATCACCCGGGCCATCGAGTTCGTGAAAGAAAACCAGGTACCTGCAGTCTTCTGTGAATCCACGGTGTCGGACGCCCCCATGCAGCAGGTGGTGGGTGCCACGGACGCCGAGTTCGGTGGGACGTTGTACGTCGATTCCTTGTCCGAAGCTGACGGACCGGTTCCCACTTACCTTGACCTCATCCGCCACGACGCCAAGGTCATCACCACGGCACTCACAGGAGGAACGTCATGA